The sequence aattatttttataaacccaaatcccatgaaatccgaCCAATTTTATAAGGATTTCACTTTAAATGAAATCACATCAAATACCAATCCCGTTTTGAAATCTCGTTTTGTCAAACACTAAAATGGTATTTTTAATTCCAAATCCCACCAAATCCCATATAAATTCGGGATTCCAAACACAGTGTAAAACTTAGttttatcattttattatagttatattatattaatggaATGAACAAGTCTATGAAGTTTTAAGCGCCTAGGACTTGTGACTCACCCTGGTTCTTAGAACAACGGTTTGCAGAATCCCCAAATATCTAAATTCTAAATCATCCAATAAACCCTCACCACTACAAACCCATCTGCTGTAAAGAGCCGAGATCAGATAATTCTTCCAATTGCCGATCGAGACGCAATTAGTACAAACTAAGGTTCGTTTTTCTTCCATTTTGTGTTGTCGTGTGTTTCCTATTTAGATTCAATGGAATACCCGTGAGTTTGGTTTGATTTCGAGAGAATCAATCACTCAAAGACCTatgttttgattatttttaaatattggaTTTTGATCTAGATGGGTTGTCCATAATCATGATTGAAACGACCTTTATGTTTACATTTGTAAAATGATTAAGGAATATATCTTAAGAACAACCTTGGAAGCCGTGATTCGAATGGGATTTTAGTGTTTGAGCTGTTTGATGAAATTGGGTAGTGGAAGAAGCACTGTAGATGAAATTTCAAATCCATTGGAAGAGTATGactattgaaaaattatttgaaactgCAGTGCAAAGTTTAATCACAAATTTCTTAATACCATTAGTTATATAATTACTTTTGATTATTTCTACAATTTAATTTTTTCGAACACTATCTTGTTTATGAAATTCAAGTCTGAAAACTTGAAAAGTATATATTTTGTATAAATGCGACTTTGGCTCATTGATTTACCGTATGTTCTGTATTTTATTCGAAGTTTTATATTTTTGGGGACCAAATGACATTTGAActtgaaattataatttaacGATTTCAATAGTGTATATTCTTGAAGTGAATTTTGTCAAGGTATATGAATATTATATGAAATCTGGGGGTGTTCTTGGATTAATTTGCAAGTGCTCGCATTTTAAACTAAGTTTGATTTGTGTTTTGGGTTGAAACAAATAAGTTGAGGTTTtgtttttggatatttacaaaCTTTTGTTATCTCTGAGTGCgaggttcaatattttcggGGATATAGAAATATATCTATTTTAAgttatcaatatttttgaatcaTTAGAACTTTTATGATCATAAGAATTTGGGTCCGTATATTTGCTTTGAATCCTGGTTAAGTCTGTGACTTTTTTTTAGTACTACGTCATTTCCTTCAGAGCCGAATATGATAAATAAATGTAAAGTCCAGCTCACAAATAGCAAATATCATAAACAATGCATAAATACATCAGaaacaatatattatatcaataaCAACCAtctaatatttcaaataattatataaatactaTTTTGTCTAGTTTTTTTAGAtgctaaaatatttatcaaatctgCATTATCCAGTTGTCAGACGGCCGGACCATATTGTTGTCAATATACAACATAACTAGTCCATTTAATCAATCATGTGACATTGTTGATCGAAAATAATTCTTGATTAATTTCAATTTCGAGAAGATTCTTTATGTTGATGCAACGGTTGCTGTTAACAAAATCTTATAGGCAATAAGTATTTGAGAATAAATCATTTAGTTTTGGCAAACATTGTAGCAtatcaattgtttttttttcatttgttaAATAGAATTGTATGATAATCGACTCCGAACACAACTCACCAATAATATCTGAATGTCAATTTTGACTAAAAAAATGTTGAAGCTCCATGCAATACTTCATCAAGCTAGTTAAAAGATCATTCTTTAACTTCTCTAAATTTAACAAAAACCCAAAAGTGTCTTGATATTGTTTAAATTGTTCAAACCGAACTTAAAGAGAAGATGGTGCTTGATCAATTagaaattgaaaatattaaaactgGTCTTTTTTTTACATCGagttagattttattttatttttttacattcAATTGCCCACCATGGtcaaacatatacatatatatatatatatatataaataataaaaaaaattgggccCCCTCCTGGGACCCTAAGGCAACGGCCTCCTTGGCCTCACCTCATAAAAGGTCCGTCCCTGATTTCCTTCTGCATATTGATCAATGTCTCCTGAAATTCCAGTATTTTGATACAGTATGAGAGTTACTTCTTGGTTCATGCGGATCAGCGTGCTACGTGTATGACGATTCATGACACCTCTTGTTTCCCCATCATCAAGATAACACATATTATATTATGTTCAATCTGTCATGTGAGCCCAGCAGAGTGCGGACTAAAGTGTTCTGTGTACAATTGTGCATGTGAATCACCTCATTATCCCTACGGTCTACATACTTCATGATTGAATTTTGAGCTGTAATCTGCTATTATGATTCCTTCTGAATTATGGCATCTTGTTTGCATGTGCATTTAttatttgttgttttgatagctTTTGCGATGACCCTTGAGGTCGATTTAGTAGTTGGATTTGAGGGGTGCATACTGGGTTTCTCTCCCTGTTGTTAAATTTAAACTTTTCAAATTATAATCCCAATGGAGTACATAGAATGTGTGGAAGAGATAGTCAAGGAATGTGGCAGTTTAGGAGTTTTATTTGTTGGGCTTGGACATGATTATTTATTCTGGGATCATTAGAATTTCTTGGTATTATTTTGTCAACTTTCTTTCATTTGGTTTGGAGAATTTATAACTGGGAATTTCATTGAACATAAACATTTATTGTTTTGTggttttgttattattttttattaatggaTGTGgatttgaatttgttaaatgTTTTCTTGGAAAGCggttttccttttccttttcttaGGCTTCAACTGATGGAATTGGTTATAgcatttttaagaaaaaaatttctTCGAAATTAACAAATTAAGATGGGCTCATTTAAAAAGAACAGTATTTTCTAACCACTCGGTTAAATGGTTAATTATAGAATTTTTGCACTCTATTTGTGTTAGGAAAACAGGGCCCTACAGCTACTTTCAAATAATGTTTTGTTTTTGATAGAATCAATTAAACAAATGTAAAAGTTTTATTTAGCTGAATTATGTGTTAACtataaatttgaatttctttGATTGAATTATAACTAGTCATACAAAACAGAAAAACTTTTAATTGGAATTGAACTATTTTATAATTGTAGTTGCCCTATTATATTTAGTTCTTTCTGAGGAGGTTCCATTATTAAATATGTTTCCTTTTTCTGTACATCTACGCGTATAACCTATGCAATGACATGAGGCTATGTGCAACATTATTGCTCTGAATATTGTTTTATTTTCGTGGGTTGCTGTTTCAGGTACAAAGGGAAAACAAGAGTTAGTTGAGAAAGAAACTTGTCAGGTAATTTTGGTTTCTATTCTTGAATACTTTGCAGAAAAtgcttatttatttatgatttttgtgtCATGTATATTAACTTTGTTCTTTACTCCACCCAAACACGATACACTAAGATTGTTGCGCCAAGTCCTCCCCACCCTCCTCAAccccaaaaaaacaaaattgagTCCATTCCAACTGAAAGCAGAGAAAGAATGTCTGCTCAAACTATTAACCCTGTCATTATTTTTCTCTTTTCAgccacaaaattttaaaaaatgtctgGACAAACCCAGCGCTTGAATGTTGTTCCAACTGTTACAATGCTTGGAGCAATGAAAGCTCGACTTATTGGGGCCACAAGAGGCCATGCATTGCTCAAGAGGAAGAGTGATGCTTTGACTGCGCAATTTCGACAAATTCTCAAGAACATCGTCTCAACAAAAGAATCAATGGGAGATATCATGAGAAGTTCTTCCTTTGCCCTAACTGAAGCTAAATATGTGGCTGGTGAGAATATCAAGCACATCGTCCGTGAAAATGTCCAAACTGCATCACTTAAGGTGCGATCGCGTCAGGAAAATATTGCTGGTGTAAAACTTCCTAAATTCGAGCACTACATTGATGGAGAGACTAAAAATTCCTTAACTGGACTGGCAAGAGGAGGCCAACAGGTTCAAGCTTGTCGCACGGCATATGTGAAATCTATCGAGCTTCTTGTTGAGCTTGCcactctccaaacgtcattctTGACCCTTGACGAGGCGATCAAGACCACCAATCGTAGAGTCAATGCCCTGGAGAATGTTGTAAAGCCACGATTAGAGAATACAATAAGTTACATCAAGGGAGAGCTAGATGAATTGGAAAGGGAGGATTTCTTTAGGTTGAAAAAGATACAAGGCTACAAGAGGAGAGAGCTTGAGAGACAACGTGAAGCTGCCAAGGCATACGCGGAGGAGAAGGTCGCGGAGGAAATTTCTTTGAAGAAGGGCATTTCTGTTAATTCAGCACACGACATGTTGTCCCAGGCTAGGCAGAAAGATGAGGACATAATCTTTTGAATCAAGGTTGGTTTAATCTACTCGAGTACTTTCTGCGGCTTTGCTTGGTCGTTTGTTTTATTCGTCGCAAGAGATAGTATGTATCAAAAATAAGATAGCATGCGTGTTGaaatatatttcatcaaattgtTAAACCTCAATAATTTTCTTGGTTTAGGCTTTCTTGGTCTATTCATTACATGACTGTCCTATTACATAGTGATGTAGTGAAACCAAGTTTACGCCGCAAACTATTGGCATGTATGTAGTATCTTGATGTTGATGTAccaaataaatatttgaagggAGAGCGGCTTGCGACCACGATGTGCTTGGTGCTTCTTTCTTTGGAGAACTCGATATACTTATGATATCATAGAAAAATGGATGACACATGATAGATTTCGCATAAAGACTCCCCCCTCTTCTAAGATTTCTTTAATATTTCATTTTGTCGAAATCTATTCTTTATTGGCATCCTGTGTCACCTGGCTGAGACCTTACTAGCTGATGGATACTACTATTTGCATTGCAACTTTGGAGTaaaacataaagtcatatatgtTCACCATTTAAAGTAcatgaaaaatatgattttaccATGGAAGATTTAAACGTGTGTTTGTAGTTCCTATGATAATCTCCTCAATATTAGGCAAAGACTCTTCAAGACATAACCAGATGATAAATATGTAACAGGTTTTAAACAACAATAAATGAAAACATCAACAAATGTAGCGATAACTACCATGACCATCGGACATACAAAAAAATTAGAAATGTTGGTGGCAGTAATTTGAATTGCAGCAGAATCGTATCATTTTGTTGGAAAAAAATACTCAAGAAATTTTCTTGAACAAACAAAGTTCGTTCATTAGATGCAAGTTGTGATGAAATATAATAATTACTTTTCATTAAAGTTTTTCTATtattcaatttaaatttaaaatcacAATAAAAGCACGAGTATTTTTATTTGGATTTTGCAGACCCATTTAGTTGTGTTTTTAAACGTCTTGTACAGTTAACAGTTGTACACGTTCAAGGATTCATAACCCAAACTGTAGGAATCCATTATAGCTCTTTGTCAACACATTTATACATCCAACTATTATTCATGTATCACCCTTCTTTGAGAATTTTCTTTCAGAATTCTCAGCCTGATCCCTTGATCCAGTTTGCACCGAAAATCTAGAAATGAGTCCAACACACCCAAAGCCGTGACTCTCTTCATGGAGCACTTTGCGCACAAGTTCAAAGGTGTCTTATACGAATTAATAATATCAtactaattaatttaaaattttaataagtatatattaaattataattattatacaCCATAGTAGTAGTACTTATTATGATATcatatattttaaatacaaaTGATTATCAAGATAACCACAAGGACACGTCCATGATAGCATGGTGAATTTTTACGCAGTACATCACCAAACAATACATGAGACAAAAACACGCAATAAGGAAAAAGGCACAGTCAACACTTCATGTCCAATGCCATTGGAAACCAGATTCAAACTATACTTACACCAACGCAACAGATGCTCGATTCAATGCACGTGCTGGAACGAATATAGGCTTGAAATAATTTGCAACGTTAAACCCACAATCTAGTGTCAGAGATGTAATGCTCAATCTAAGATTTCGGGTGCATTTATTCGATAATTCAACCATGCATGATGCACAAAGTTTTACTGTATCTACACAGGCTTCAAAGAATTTGAAACATGAAACCCACAACTTCGAAAAAGAGGAATATTGCCGCACTTACAGGTGCACAAGAAAGTTAACGATTCCATATAGTATAAACTTGATGGTCACAATCCTGGGTCAAACACAGATCGCCTATCACTACTCATACCAATAAAGTGCAAATACCATTGTCCTACTACCCAACACGTACGATACTAAAGTTTGAAACTGTCTTATATAGTGCTTGTTTAAACACCAACCAGGAAAGCCTAAGCTCGCTCTCCCCTAATCCTGCGGGCAAGCTGGATGTCTTTGGGCATGATGGTCACACGTTTGGCATGGATGGCACACAAGTTAGTGTCCTCAAAGAGACCCACAAGGTAGGCCTCAGCAGCCTCTTGAAGTGCCAAAACAGCATGGCTCTGAAAACGCAGATCAGTCTGCGACAGCACAAGTAAGAAATCAGCCAAGACATTTGGAAAAATAAACAAGCCATAATTCTAATCGTTATCAAATAGTGACAGAAGAATTTCGGTAATATATCCAACCTTGAAGTCCTGAGCAATCTCACGAACAAGCCTCTGGAAAGGTAACTTCCTGATCAAGAGCTCGGTACTCTTCTGGTACTTGCGAATTTCACTGGTATCAATGATCAATTTAAGTTAGCAATCACTCAATACACAATAGATATCATTGCAACAAATGGAGAAGGGATAACTCACCGCAGAGCAACAGTCCCAGGACGATAACGGTGAGGCTTCTTCACACCACCAGTAGTTGGGGCCGACTTACGGGCAGCCTGGATAGAAAATTACACCAAGTTAAACCCATAAAAAGTTACCAGAAACAAAGCATACAAGATGAAGCAGTCGAATGAGAGAAAGAAAACCTTGGTAGCAAGTTGCTTCCTGGGAGCCTTTCCACCGGTGGACTTACGAGCAGTTTGTTTGGTACGAGCCATCTGCAGTTGTTATTGCAATACAAAGTCATCAGAGAGATATACAGGGCCCGCGTTGGAAAATGTCTCCAATCTCCAAAATCTctcttataaatataaatttgaaacaAAAATCCATGAAGGCACCAGGCATCCGAAAAACAAAGTTCTAAGGATTtcaacacaaacaaaacgtTATAATAAAATAAGCTACTCATTCAATCAATTTTagcaaaatacataaataaaatcttGATTCCTTGACATGAGAAAAATCAATTCTTCAAAACCATGAAATCGTGaggtaataaaataaacaaaaacttGAGAGATCAAAAGATTGAAGTCTTCTAAACATAACCACAACAATAAAACGGCTGTTTCTCTAATTATAGGTACGAACATTAAAATGAAATCGTGAAACTTTGGTCTTTCAGAAAGCCAACATTGAAGATAGCACCCAATTCTATATCCTCAACTGTGACTACAACGAGC comes from Henckelia pumila isolate YLH828 chromosome 4, ASM3356847v2, whole genome shotgun sequence and encodes:
- the LOC140863599 gene encoding V-type proton ATPase subunit D-like, giving the protein MSGQTQRLNVVPTVTMLGAMKARLIGATRGHALLKRKSDALTAQFRQILKNIVSTKESMGDIMRSSSFALTEAKYVAGENIKHIVRENVQTASLKVRSRQENIAGVKLPKFEHYIDGETKNSLTGLARGGQQVQACRTAYVKSIELLVELATLQTSFLTLDEAIKTTNRRVNALENVVKPRLENTISYIKGELDELEREDFFRLKKIQGYKRRELERQREAAKAYAEEKVAEEISLKKGISVNSAHDMLSQARQKDEDIIF
- the LOC140864240 gene encoding histone H3.3 translates to MARTKQTARKSTGGKAPRKQLATKAARKSAPTTGGVKKPHRYRPGTVALREIRKYQKSTELLIRKLPFQRLVREIAQDFKTDLRFQSHAVLALQEAAEAYLVGLFEDTNLCAIHAKRVTIMPKDIQLARRIRGERA